A single window of Pseudoduganella plicata DNA harbors:
- a CDS encoding glycoside hydrolase family 43 protein: MRQSVSGAAGLVLAVLFASVAVAADAAATFDNPLVRQRADPHVTLQPDGHYYFTATVPEYDRIELRRARSLDALGAAESRVVWRKHAEGPMSHHIWAPELHRIDGKWYLYFTAGRADAIWDIRLYVLENASDDPFAGQWIERGQLKTGWESFSLDATTFALEGKRYLVWTQRPPNSPKQVTAIYIARMDTPLSIAGRATLLSQPDYPWEKVKHDVNEAPAVLVKNGRVFLTYSASATDASYALGMLTASAGADLLDARSWTKSPQPVFASSAANRQYGPGHNAFTTTPDGKTDILVYHARNYRDIVGDPLKNPDRHTRAQAIDWRADGTPDFGNPVAD; this comes from the coding sequence ATGCGCCAGTCTGTCTCCGGCGCCGCGGGCCTCGTGCTCGCGGTGTTGTTCGCATCCGTAGCCGTCGCCGCCGATGCCGCTGCCACATTCGACAATCCGTTGGTGCGGCAGCGCGCCGACCCGCACGTGACGCTGCAGCCCGACGGCCACTACTACTTCACGGCCACGGTGCCCGAATACGACCGCATCGAGCTGCGGCGTGCGCGCAGCCTCGACGCATTGGGCGCGGCCGAGTCCAGGGTGGTGTGGCGCAAGCATGCGGAAGGTCCCATGAGCCATCACATCTGGGCGCCCGAGCTGCACCGCATCGACGGCAAGTGGTACCTGTACTTCACGGCCGGGCGCGCGGATGCCATCTGGGACATCCGCCTGTACGTCCTGGAGAACGCATCGGACGATCCGTTCGCCGGACAGTGGATCGAACGGGGCCAGCTGAAGACAGGCTGGGAATCGTTCTCCCTCGACGCCACGACGTTCGCGCTGGAGGGAAAACGCTATCTGGTCTGGACGCAGCGTCCGCCTAACAGCCCGAAGCAGGTCACCGCGATCTACATTGCGCGCATGGACACGCCACTGTCCATCGCCGGCCGCGCGACGCTGCTGTCGCAGCCGGACTACCCGTGGGAGAAGGTGAAGCACGACGTCAACGAAGCACCCGCCGTGCTGGTGAAGAACGGCCGCGTGTTCCTCACCTATTCGGCCAGTGCGACGGACGCCAGCTATGCGCTGGGCATGCTGACGGCGTCCGCCGGTGCCGACCTGCTGGATGCGCGATCCTGGACCAAGTCGCCGCAGCCGGTCTTCGCCAGCAGCGCCGCCAACCGCCAGTACGGACCAGGCCACAACGCGTTTACGACGACGCCGGACGGCAAGACCGACATCCTCGTCTACCATGCGCGCAACTACCGCGACATCGTCGGCGATCCGTTGAAAAACCCGGACCGGCACACGCGCGCGCAGGCAATCGACTGGCGCGCCGACGGGACGCCCGACTTCGGTAATCCCGTCGCCGACTGA
- a CDS encoding CGNR zinc finger domain-containing protein, which produces MAPIVGDHLALDLLNTQARNDGATVDYWNSGDDVLDWLARHDIAPKTGAIDRNALLTRAKALRALAHRLIVQRKENTMGDIDGLNEYLHACLSAPHLERDGAGNLVLTRTQRGTTLAALLGPVAEAVAGLLAEGDFALVRQCEHPDCVLWFYDRTKAHKRRWCSMALCGNRYKAAQFRKRSSS; this is translated from the coding sequence GTGGCGCCAATCGTAGGCGACCATCTGGCGCTCGATCTGCTCAATACGCAGGCGCGCAACGACGGCGCGACCGTCGATTACTGGAACAGCGGCGACGACGTACTGGATTGGCTGGCGCGGCATGATATCGCTCCAAAAACCGGCGCGATCGACCGCAATGCGTTGCTGACGCGCGCGAAAGCGCTGCGCGCGCTGGCGCACAGGTTGATCGTCCAGCGCAAGGAGAACACGATGGGCGATATCGACGGCCTGAACGAGTATCTGCACGCCTGCCTCAGCGCGCCGCATCTGGAGCGCGACGGAGCGGGCAATCTGGTGCTGACCCGCACGCAGCGCGGCACGACGCTGGCGGCATTGCTCGGCCCCGTTGCCGAAGCGGTAGCGGGCCTGCTGGCGGAAGGCGATTTCGCCCTCGTCAGGCAATGCGAGCACCCCGACTGCGTGTTGTGGTTCTACGACCGCACGAAGGCGCACAAGCGGCGCTGGTGCAGCATGGCCCTGTGCGGCAACCGCTACAAGGCGGCCCAGTTCAGGAAACGCAGCAGCAGCTGA